From one Peredibacter starrii genomic stretch:
- a CDS encoding Rrf2 family transcriptional regulator has translation MQKLINSCYDGFMVDTRFSVSVQIMVTLAYHQDEMMNSEALAKVLKTNATFIRKLVSNLVEAELVESFRGKGGGIKLGKSPAEISLNDIYVASTEAKPFISTHKKTVTKACPVSCSFDDIFCKEVVDGIEGVTQSYLSKKYLSDLLKKVSCS, from the coding sequence TTGCAAAAACTCATTAACTCATGCTATGATGGCTTCATGGTTGATACACGATTCTCAGTATCTGTTCAAATTATGGTTACCCTGGCCTATCATCAAGATGAAATGATGAACTCAGAGGCCTTGGCAAAAGTCTTGAAGACCAATGCCACCTTCATCCGCAAATTAGTTTCGAATTTAGTTGAGGCCGAATTAGTTGAAAGTTTCCGCGGCAAAGGTGGAGGAATTAAGTTAGGTAAGTCCCCTGCCGAAATTTCATTGAATGATATTTATGTGGCGAGCACGGAGGCCAAACCCTTCATCTCAACTCATAAAAAAACTGTCACTAAGGCCTGTCCTGTTAGTTGTTCCTTTGATGATATTTTCTGCAAAGAAGTGGTCGATGGAATTGAAGGCGTTACTCAGTCCTATCTTTCTAAAAAATACCTGAGCGATCTTCTAAAAAAGGTATCTTGTTCCTAA
- a CDS encoding phospholipase D family protein produces the protein MKFSLSLLTLALVACTAFAQNDIQVVELPEQTPVATVDLTQPQVPEEAPISAIQTPDVPPYRVHSKEKHQMRVINSGMGSLYARIDMIRRAEKTIDLESYIFNDDKAGKIILKELAAAAKRGVKVRLLVDKFFGVFKMDEFYAQELKKKGIDIRYYNTYPIVALSTFQSRNHRKLMVTDGKEAITGGRNIADEYFDLSDKYNFLDRDVTVEGDVVKTMDESFEKYWNSDLTAEPNAPREPRESDYEDNNNVNYRMDLNRYKGNLARASKLFDEDPEHDRILKFMEEDGKQMFLSHEKRDCPEVAFATDKEGGGFFARLKRGNYDQEYRHLRREIMSWMDQKAKDEVIFDTPYFLSNKVSDKISQFLQETRTKIKVMTNSLASSDAVPVVTVFSDHVTNYTSYPDFQAYVYKGNFTNETKLIDDKVKDATWGTHSKTTVFSDESFMVGSFNMDNRSSYYNSELAVFCAGSKELTKDVKDNIELRMGNSHKLDANGDMEVCEDEALSISPLKKALYWLLKVPSHLMQHLL, from the coding sequence ATGAAGTTTTCGCTTTCACTACTAACATTAGCGCTAGTAGCATGTACTGCTTTCGCTCAAAATGACATCCAGGTAGTGGAGCTTCCCGAACAAACCCCTGTCGCCACCGTAGATCTGACTCAACCCCAAGTTCCCGAAGAAGCACCAATCTCTGCCATTCAGACTCCAGACGTTCCACCTTATCGAGTTCATTCCAAAGAAAAACACCAAATGCGCGTTATCAATTCCGGTATGGGCTCACTCTATGCTCGTATTGATATGATTCGTCGTGCGGAAAAAACCATCGATCTCGAGTCTTATATTTTTAATGATGATAAGGCCGGAAAAATCATTCTTAAAGAACTGGCAGCGGCCGCAAAGCGCGGAGTGAAGGTTCGATTATTGGTGGACAAGTTTTTCGGTGTTTTTAAGATGGATGAATTCTATGCTCAAGAGCTAAAAAAGAAGGGCATTGATATTCGTTATTACAACACCTATCCAATCGTTGCTCTTTCTACTTTCCAGTCACGAAATCACAGAAAACTGATGGTGACTGATGGCAAAGAGGCCATTACCGGCGGACGAAATATTGCCGATGAATATTTTGATCTTTCTGATAAATATAACTTTCTTGATCGAGATGTGACCGTTGAAGGTGACGTAGTAAAGACCATGGACGAGAGCTTCGAAAAGTACTGGAACTCGGATTTGACTGCAGAGCCTAACGCTCCCCGAGAGCCAAGAGAAAGTGATTACGAAGACAATAATAATGTTAATTATCGCATGGATCTTAACCGCTATAAAGGCAATCTAGCTCGTGCCTCGAAACTTTTTGATGAAGATCCGGAACACGATCGCATTCTAAAATTCATGGAAGAAGACGGAAAACAAATGTTTCTTTCTCATGAGAAACGTGACTGTCCTGAAGTTGCGTTTGCGACTGATAAAGAAGGCGGCGGATTTTTCGCTCGTTTAAAACGTGGTAACTACGATCAGGAATACCGTCATTTACGTCGCGAGATCATGTCCTGGATGGATCAAAAAGCAAAAGACGAAGTGATCTTTGATACTCCTTATTTCCTCTCTAACAAAGTAAGTGATAAAATTTCACAATTTCTGCAGGAAACGAGAACGAAGATCAAAGTTATGACGAACAGTCTGGCCTCTTCTGATGCTGTTCCTGTCGTGACCGTTTTCTCAGATCACGTAACCAACTATACCTCTTATCCTGATTTTCAGGCCTATGTTTATAAGGGTAATTTTACCAATGAGACCAAGCTCATTGATGATAAGGTGAAGGACGCGACTTGGGGAACTCACTCTAAAACGACTGTTTTTAGTGATGAATCCTTCATGGTGGGTTCATTCAATATGGATAACCGTTCTAGCTACTATAACTCTGAGCTTGCAGTCTTCTGTGCTGGTTCAAAAGAACTTACCAAAGATGTGAAAGACAATATTGAACTTCGCATGGGCAACAGCCATAAGCTTGATGCAAATGGTGACATGGAAGTTTGCGAAGACGAGGCCCTAAGCATTAGTCCGCTTAAAAAGGCCCTTTATTGGCTACTTAAAGTTCCAAGCCACCTGATGCAACATCTTCTTTAA
- a CDS encoding DUF2092 domain-containing protein produces the protein MQTLKSWFSIIFIIGLIPTLYAETNAKVDPEVIDRIEEMGKYLRSLKKFEVESNFTFEIATEDNQKFSYPGKLHYKVKRPNKLFAELKSDHKQRQYYYDGTSMTIYDPKSKFYGQIAAPETIDELMEEIEENYKIILPLEDLFDWGTDKAPTDKISMATYIGESKINNIEVEQFVIRQGNIDWQLWVKKGDEPIPQKIIYTAIDDQVRPQFSAELKWTLDPKIKTNDFEFKPPKGSYKIEINPPEGDAVAKQKVSP, from the coding sequence ATGCAGACTTTGAAATCATGGTTTTCTATTATTTTCATCATTGGCCTTATACCAACCCTCTATGCTGAAACCAACGCGAAGGTCGACCCCGAGGTCATTGATCGTATCGAAGAAATGGGTAAGTATCTTCGCTCGTTAAAAAAGTTTGAAGTGGAGTCCAATTTTACTTTTGAGATTGCGACAGAGGACAACCAGAAATTTTCATATCCTGGAAAGCTTCATTATAAGGTCAAACGGCCGAACAAACTTTTTGCCGAACTGAAATCAGATCATAAGCAACGTCAGTATTACTATGATGGAACATCCATGACGATCTACGATCCAAAGTCAAAGTTTTACGGACAGATTGCGGCACCGGAGACCATTGATGAATTAATGGAAGAAATTGAAGAGAACTATAAAATTATACTCCCCTTGGAAGATCTTTTTGATTGGGGAACCGACAAAGCTCCCACTGATAAAATCAGCATGGCCACCTACATCGGAGAATCAAAAATCAATAATATTGAGGTCGAACAATTTGTTATCCGCCAGGGTAATATAGATTGGCAACTCTGGGTAAAAAAAGGTGATGAACCTATTCCCCAGAAAATTATCTATACCGCCATTGACGATCAAGTGAGGCCGCAATTTTCGGCCGAATTAAAATGGACCCTTGATCCAAAAATTAAAACTAATGACTTTGAATTCAAACCACCAAAAGGTTCCTATAAAATTGAAATCAATCCGCCTGAAGGCGATGCTGTCGCGAAACAGAAGGTGTCACCATGA
- a CDS encoding YceI family protein → MKFLVFSSLLVLSVGAQAACVSKYVQEGSTLAWTAFKTPKKVGVGAKFDKFTITSKPAESIQAAIKGSTFTVDSSSVNSGNPARDKKIVDNFFTSAGKPIKIEGKVEKIEKDTASVAFTINGVTKSVPMKVAVVEKMATLTGSINVMDFSMSKELAALNEACKALHEDKTWADVDLKLDAKFDVSCK, encoded by the coding sequence ATGAAATTTTTAGTATTCTCATCGCTACTCGTTCTATCAGTTGGTGCACAAGCTGCATGTGTTTCTAAGTATGTTCAGGAAGGTTCGACACTTGCTTGGACGGCGTTTAAAACTCCTAAAAAAGTTGGAGTAGGGGCCAAGTTCGACAAGTTCACAATCACTTCAAAACCTGCGGAATCAATTCAAGCTGCCATCAAAGGTTCAACTTTCACAGTTGATTCATCAAGCGTGAATTCTGGTAACCCTGCTCGTGATAAAAAGATCGTTGATAACTTCTTCACATCAGCTGGCAAGCCAATCAAGATTGAAGGTAAAGTTGAAAAAATCGAGAAAGACACTGCTTCAGTTGCTTTCACAATCAACGGTGTAACAAAATCAGTTCCCATGAAAGTTGCTGTGGTTGAAAAGATGGCGACTCTTACTGGTTCAATCAACGTTATGGACTTCTCAATGTCAAAAGAACTTGCTGCTCTTAATGAAGCTTGTAAAGCTCTCCACGAAGACAAGACTTGGGCAGATGTTGATCTTAAGCTAGACGCTAAATTCGACGTATCTTGTAAGTAA
- a CDS encoding LLM class flavin-dependent oxidoreductase, with product MSDIKLSVLDLCPILSGESASESLRHPVALARFVEDLGFKRYWVAEHHDMEGIGSSSPEVLIGHIAGATKTIRVGSGGIMLPNHSTYHMAEVFRTLEALYPGRIDMGLGRAPGSGSKATHALRRNISLSADNFPEELEDLIRYFRDEVPLKAVPTQVNMPEIWMLGSSDFGGRLAAYRGLPFAFAQHFSGLPAREIIRMYIEEFRPSEFLQEPLPMMASHIICAETDEEAEELAMSSDVSFAKFFSTGKNMPLPTVAEAKLTPLSPMDKAQLRASFPKFVGSPDSIRRQLGPFLKSGIKELIITCMVYDQKARQRSYELVSQALSRG from the coding sequence ATGAGTGACATCAAACTTTCGGTCTTAGACCTTTGTCCTATATTGTCGGGTGAGAGTGCCTCGGAGAGTCTCCGTCATCCTGTGGCCCTCGCCCGCTTTGTGGAGGATCTAGGTTTTAAGCGATACTGGGTTGCCGAACACCATGATATGGAGGGAATCGGCAGCTCATCACCGGAAGTTTTGATCGGGCATATTGCTGGGGCCACAAAAACAATTCGAGTTGGATCGGGAGGTATCATGCTTCCGAATCACTCGACTTATCACATGGCCGAAGTTTTCAGGACTTTGGAGGCCCTCTATCCTGGTCGCATTGATATGGGACTTGGACGTGCTCCTGGCTCGGGATCCAAAGCAACTCATGCCTTACGTCGAAACATTTCTCTCAGCGCTGATAATTTCCCTGAAGAGCTGGAGGATTTAATTCGTTATTTTAGGGATGAAGTTCCCCTTAAAGCAGTTCCTACTCAAGTAAACATGCCAGAGATCTGGATGCTTGGTAGTAGTGATTTTGGTGGACGTCTGGCCGCTTACAGAGGACTTCCGTTCGCCTTTGCTCAGCATTTCTCGGGATTACCTGCGAGAGAAATTATCCGAATGTACATCGAAGAATTTCGACCTTCAGAGTTTCTACAAGAACCACTTCCGATGATGGCCTCACATATTATTTGTGCTGAGACTGATGAAGAAGCAGAAGAGCTTGCGATGTCTTCAGATGTTTCTTTTGCCAAATTCTTCTCGACTGGTAAGAACATGCCATTACCGACGGTGGCGGAAGCTAAGTTAACTCCGTTATCACCGATGGATAAGGCCCAACTTCGTGCCTCATTTCCTAAATTTGTGGGTTCGCCTGATTCAATAAGAAGACAACTTGGGCCGTTTTTAAAATCCGGTATAAAGGAATTGATCATCACCTGTATGGTGTATGACCAGAAAGCGAGACAGAGATCTTATGAATTGGTTTCACAAGCTCTGTCTCGCGGATAG
- a CDS encoding DoxX family protein, which produces MKALLFKAVPEKCNVHELSMFVPRVFFGLTMAFTHGLGKVPPPDMLVGGIESMGLPMPVVFAWLAGLSEFAGGILVALGLLTRPAALFLSITMAVAGFIVHMKDPFNVKEMAFLYLAVFVMFAIRGSGKWSVDYLISRK; this is translated from the coding sequence ATGAAAGCGCTTCTGTTCAAAGCTGTTCCTGAAAAGTGCAATGTTCACGAACTTTCAATGTTCGTTCCTCGAGTGTTTTTTGGTCTGACCATGGCCTTCACTCATGGTCTGGGTAAAGTACCGCCACCAGATATGTTAGTGGGTGGTATTGAGTCTATGGGTCTCCCGATGCCAGTTGTATTTGCCTGGCTAGCAGGTCTTTCTGAGTTTGCAGGTGGAATTCTAGTTGCCCTTGGACTTCTGACTCGTCCAGCGGCCCTATTTCTTTCTATCACGATGGCGGTGGCGGGTTTTATCGTTCACATGAAAGATCCGTTCAATGTGAAAGAAATGGCCTTCTTGTACCTAGCTGTTTTCGTGATGTTCGCTATTCGTGGCAGCGGTAAATGGTCAGTTGATTACTTAATTAGTCGGAAATAG
- a CDS encoding alkene reductase, giving the protein MSVLGNPLKVGAWNLPNRIIMAPLTRARAGETRIPNDLMAEYYEQRATAGLILTEATAVTPMGVGYADTPGIWSEAQVEGWKKVTTKVHAKGGRIIMQLWHVGRISDPMFLNGELPVAPSAIAPAGHVSLVRPQKNYVTPRALLTSEIPAIVEAYRKGAENAKLAGFDGVEIHGANGYLLDQFLQDGSNKRTDQYGGSIENRARLYLEVTDAVISAWGPDRVGAHIAPRGDAHDMTDSNPLATFSYLASELGKRKIAFIFAREYQGADSLGPALKKAFGGVYIANEKFTKEAAEKAINDGFADAVSFGVPFISNPDLPKRLLEGLPLNETNFQTIYSKGAEGYTDYPFYK; this is encoded by the coding sequence ATGTCAGTGCTGGGAAATCCTCTAAAAGTTGGTGCTTGGAATCTTCCAAACAGAATTATCATGGCCCCATTAACCAGGGCACGTGCCGGCGAAACTCGAATTCCTAATGACCTGATGGCCGAATATTATGAACAGCGTGCGACCGCCGGACTGATTCTTACAGAAGCAACTGCTGTAACTCCGATGGGTGTTGGTTATGCTGATACTCCAGGAATCTGGTCTGAAGCTCAGGTTGAGGGTTGGAAAAAAGTCACGACAAAAGTTCACGCCAAAGGTGGGCGAATTATCATGCAGCTTTGGCACGTAGGAAGAATTTCTGATCCTATGTTCTTAAATGGCGAGCTGCCAGTTGCTCCAAGTGCCATTGCACCAGCGGGCCATGTCAGTCTGGTTCGTCCTCAGAAAAATTATGTCACTCCACGTGCGCTCCTCACAAGTGAGATTCCTGCCATTGTTGAGGCCTATCGTAAAGGAGCTGAAAACGCGAAGCTTGCGGGCTTTGACGGTGTTGAGATTCACGGAGCAAATGGATATCTCCTGGATCAATTCTTACAAGATGGATCTAACAAAAGAACTGATCAATACGGTGGTTCCATCGAAAATCGCGCACGTTTATATTTGGAAGTGACAGATGCAGTTATCTCTGCTTGGGGCCCTGACCGCGTTGGTGCTCACATTGCTCCTCGTGGAGATGCTCACGACATGACTGATTCAAATCCACTTGCAACTTTTAGTTATCTTGCTTCTGAGCTCGGTAAAAGAAAAATTGCTTTTATTTTTGCTCGTGAATATCAAGGTGCTGATAGCTTGGGGCCGGCCCTTAAAAAGGCCTTCGGTGGTGTTTATATCGCCAACGAAAAATTTACTAAAGAAGCGGCGGAAAAGGCCATCAATGATGGATTTGCAGATGCGGTTTCATTCGGAGTTCCGTTCATTTCGAATCCGGACCTTCCAAAGAGACTACTTGAAGGACTTCCGTTAAATGAAACAAATTTTCAAACGATTTATTCAAAAGGTGCAGAAGGATACACAGATTATCCCTTCTATAAATAG
- a CDS encoding AMP-binding protein: protein MSKSNTQKFQEARDFLLNHRLDYDKCVTEFKWPELQEFNWARDWFDVYAQNSTKTALWIRKDDGTDIKLSYQELSERSDRVASFLQGLGVIPGERIIVLLPNVVPIWELMLASIKVGAILVPTSTLATKEEIQDRLTRSGAKFLVTEPSLVSKVPETPGLTKILFGGTDKNWQNYEDAYSSNRKYYHAKTKAHDPLLLYFTSGTTSKAKLVQHTHQSYPVGHLSTMYWIGIQENDLHQNISSPGWAKHAWSSFFAPFNAGATTLVHDYARFNAQNSIKLLHDAKVNTLCAPPTVWRMMILEDLGLKPLQLREIVSAGEPLNPEVIEKVENSWGLQIRDGYGQSETTAQIGNSPGQTIKPGSMGRPLPGYKISLLDSNYEVSKEGEVSIHLDQRPLSLMSGYVDDLEKTQAVMQKGFYRTGDEAMIDDDGYIFFVGRGDDVFKSSDYRISPFELESVLIEHDAIAEAAIVPSPDPLRTNLAKAYVTLKPGIKPSREIAEKILKFAKDALPPYKRIRKIEFQDLPKTISGKIRRVELRKAEAAKVAKNEKGEQEYFLSDFE, encoded by the coding sequence ATGTCAAAATCCAATACTCAGAAGTTTCAAGAGGCCCGTGATTTTCTTCTCAATCATCGCCTTGATTACGATAAATGCGTGACCGAGTTTAAGTGGCCCGAACTTCAGGAATTTAACTGGGCCCGTGATTGGTTTGATGTATATGCGCAAAATTCTACAAAAACTGCCCTCTGGATCCGTAAGGACGATGGAACTGACATTAAACTCTCTTATCAAGAATTAAGTGAACGCTCTGATCGAGTAGCAAGTTTTCTCCAGGGCCTTGGAGTAATTCCTGGTGAGCGTATTATTGTTTTGCTCCCTAATGTGGTTCCTATTTGGGAATTAATGCTCGCCTCGATTAAAGTCGGGGCCATTCTTGTTCCTACTTCAACTCTTGCGACGAAGGAAGAAATCCAAGATCGACTCACTCGAAGTGGAGCAAAGTTTTTAGTGACCGAACCGTCATTAGTTTCGAAGGTTCCCGAAACTCCCGGATTAACCAAAATTTTATTCGGAGGCACTGATAAGAATTGGCAAAACTATGAAGACGCTTATTCGAGTAACAGAAAATACTATCATGCTAAAACCAAGGCCCATGATCCTTTACTACTTTATTTTACTTCGGGCACTACTTCAAAGGCCAAGCTCGTTCAGCACACTCATCAAAGCTATCCGGTAGGGCACCTCTCTACAATGTACTGGATTGGCATTCAGGAGAATGATCTTCATCAAAATATCAGTTCTCCAGGTTGGGCAAAACACGCCTGGAGTAGTTTCTTTGCTCCTTTTAATGCTGGCGCAACAACACTCGTGCATGATTATGCTAGATTCAATGCTCAAAACTCAATCAAGCTTCTTCATGATGCTAAGGTGAACACTTTATGTGCTCCTCCAACTGTCTGGCGGATGATGATCTTGGAAGATCTAGGACTAAAACCACTGCAATTAAGAGAAATCGTGAGTGCCGGAGAACCATTAAATCCTGAAGTGATTGAGAAAGTGGAAAATTCATGGGGACTTCAAATCCGTGATGGCTATGGCCAGTCGGAAACCACCGCGCAGATTGGAAATTCACCCGGACAAACCATCAAGCCGGGAAGTATGGGTCGACCACTTCCAGGGTATAAAATTTCTCTCTTAGATTCGAACTATGAAGTTTCCAAGGAAGGAGAAGTCTCAATTCATCTTGATCAGCGACCCCTTAGTTTAATGAGTGGCTATGTGGATGATCTTGAAAAAACTCAAGCGGTCATGCAGAAAGGTTTTTATCGAACTGGCGATGAGGCCATGATCGATGATGATGGATATATCTTTTTTGTTGGTCGAGGAGATGATGTCTTCAAGAGTTCTGATTACCGAATCTCTCCTTTCGAGCTGGAGAGTGTTCTTATTGAACATGATGCCATTGCTGAAGCGGCGATTGTACCTAGCCCTGATCCTCTGAGAACGAATCTGGCCAAGGCCTATGTAACTCTTAAACCGGGAATAAAACCTTCTCGCGAAATTGCGGAGAAGATTTTGAAGTTTGCCAAGGACGCTCTTCCACCATACAAACGGATTCGAAAAATTGAATTTCAAGATTTACCGAAAACCATTTCAGGAAAAATTCGACGAGTGGAACTTAGAAAAGCTGAGGCCGCGAAAGTAGCGAAGAATGAAAAGGGTGAGCAGGAATACTTCTTGAGTGACTTCGAATAG
- a CDS encoding type 1 glutamine amidotransferase domain-containing protein gives MKIAMVLTSHDQLGNTGKPTGFWLEEFASPYYVFKDAGAEVTLLTPKGGQPPLDPKSDASENQTESTKRFKDDTDAQRALASTKKLSDVRFDDYDAVFYPGGHGPMWDLANNQDSIRLIETMVNAGKPVAAVCHGPVAMVNAKDKSGAPLLKGKTVTGFTDSEEEAVGLTKVVPFLLEDAIKDKGANYQRGKDWGSYVVEDGNIITGQNPASSADAAEKLLNKLH, from the coding sequence ATGAAAATTGCTATGGTTCTCACATCTCATGATCAATTAGGAAACACCGGTAAACCAACGGGCTTTTGGCTCGAAGAATTTGCTTCACCTTACTACGTCTTTAAAGATGCAGGAGCAGAAGTCACTCTCCTCACTCCCAAAGGCGGTCAACCACCACTTGATCCAAAAAGTGATGCTTCTGAAAATCAGACCGAATCTACGAAGAGATTCAAAGATGATACGGATGCTCAAAGGGCATTAGCTTCTACCAAAAAACTTTCAGACGTACGGTTTGATGATTACGATGCAGTATTTTATCCTGGAGGACATGGGCCAATGTGGGACCTCGCAAATAACCAGGACTCCATTCGCTTAATTGAAACTATGGTGAATGCCGGCAAACCAGTGGCGGCCGTCTGTCACGGTCCGGTTGCGATGGTGAATGCCAAGGACAAATCAGGCGCCCCACTTCTTAAAGGCAAAACGGTCACAGGTTTCACAGATTCAGAAGAAGAAGCAGTGGGATTAACAAAAGTGGTTCCGTTTCTTCTAGAAGATGCGATTAAGGACAAAGGGGCCAATTATCAGCGTGGTAAGGACTGGGGATCTTATGTGGTGGAAGATGGAAACATCATCACAGGACAGAATCCGGCCTCATCGGCGGATGCTGCGGAAAAGCTCTTAAATAAACTTCATTAA
- a CDS encoding aminopeptidase P family protein has translation MIFTQNAINTRKKLVADALSPALSDQDIVLVYAGSPIQKPGGHDQTYTFLPHPDYFWLTGSRRPFGVSAFSKKDGWIDFVLPISRDEKIWEGGNEQVIPGEDIKNFDGWLAKRTAAKTYLIGQFDLHRHLSKVAEEERMKVQELFNQVRRVKDHEEVKLIQNIALMANEGYKKIRNIIRPGLTERQIQIEYEAEVLRAGSEKFPYDSIMGTGTNSAVLHAIPTSRILKDGEHLLVDAGADVHDYCVDITRNFAVNGTFSSRQKMIYDLVLKAQEASIALCRPGVDWKDVHLASARVMAQGLVDLNVLKISAEEALDTNAIAVFFPHGVGHMVGLRVRDVGGPYNPNPKKYAGARLRVDMPLREGHLMTVEPGLYFIPALLDDEMTRNDFKDAINWSEVEKWKDFGGIRIEDDILVTKNGPENLTAVVEK, from the coding sequence ATGATTTTCACGCAAAACGCCATTAATACAAGAAAAAAACTAGTCGCAGATGCTCTATCACCAGCGCTATCAGATCAAGACATTGTTCTAGTTTATGCTGGTAGTCCGATTCAAAAGCCAGGTGGCCATGATCAGACTTACACGTTTTTACCTCATCCGGACTATTTCTGGTTAACCGGGTCCAGACGTCCTTTCGGAGTAAGTGCTTTTAGTAAAAAAGATGGATGGATTGATTTCGTTCTCCCTATTTCTCGAGATGAAAAAATCTGGGAAGGTGGAAATGAACAAGTCATTCCTGGCGAAGATATTAAAAACTTTGATGGCTGGCTTGCGAAAAGAACGGCCGCAAAGACTTATCTGATTGGTCAATTTGATCTGCATCGTCACCTATCCAAAGTCGCTGAAGAAGAACGAATGAAAGTTCAAGAACTCTTCAATCAGGTCCGCCGAGTAAAAGATCATGAAGAAGTTAAGCTCATTCAAAATATCGCCCTCATGGCGAATGAAGGTTATAAAAAAATTCGAAACATCATCAGACCTGGACTGACTGAAAGACAAATTCAAATTGAATATGAAGCAGAAGTGCTTCGAGCTGGTTCTGAAAAATTTCCTTATGATTCAATCATGGGGACTGGAACAAATTCTGCGGTTCTTCATGCCATTCCTACTTCTCGAATCTTAAAAGATGGTGAACATCTCCTGGTAGATGCGGGTGCAGACGTTCACGACTATTGCGTCGATATTACTCGTAACTTTGCCGTGAATGGAACTTTCTCATCACGCCAGAAGATGATTTATGATCTGGTATTAAAGGCCCAAGAAGCATCAATCGCCCTTTGTCGCCCGGGTGTGGATTGGAAGGATGTTCATCTTGCTTCTGCAAGAGTCATGGCACAAGGTCTGGTAGATCTCAATGTTCTAAAAATTAGTGCTGAAGAGGCCCTCGATACTAATGCCATTGCAGTCTTCTTCCCTCACGGTGTTGGCCACATGGTGGGCCTTCGTGTGAGAGACGTGGGTGGACCTTATAATCCAAATCCAAAGAAATATGCCGGCGCCCGTCTACGTGTTGATATGCCTCTACGTGAAGGACATCTCATGACTGTTGAGCCAGGCCTTTATTTTATTCCCGCCCTTCTGGATGATGAGATGACCCGCAACGATTTTAAAGATGCCATCAATTGGTCTGAAGTGGAGAAATGGAAAGACTTTGGTGGAATTCGTATTGAAGATGACATTCTTGTCACCAAGAACGGTCCGGAGAATCTCACCGCAGTTGTTGAAAAATAA